A window from Eretmochelys imbricata isolate rEreImb1 chromosome 23, rEreImb1.hap1, whole genome shotgun sequence encodes these proteins:
- the CHMP2A gene encoding charged multivesicular body protein 2a, which produces MDLLFGRRKTPEEMLRQNQRALNRAMRDMDRERQKLETQEKKIIADIKKMAKQGQMDAVKIMAKDLVRTRRYVKKFIMMRANIQAVSLKIQTLKSNNSMAQAMKGVTKAMATMNRQLKLPQIQKIMMEFEKQSEIMDMKEEMMNDAIDDAMGDEDDEEESDAVVSQVLDELGLTLTDELSNLPSTGASLSVTAGKKAEPSAALADADADLEERLKNLRRD; this is translated from the exons ATGGACCTGCTGTTCGGGCGCCGGAAGACGCCGGAGGAGATGCTGCGGCAGAACCAGCGGGCCCTGAACCGGGCCATGCGGGATATGGACCGCGAGCGGCAGAAGCTGGAGACACAGGAGAAGAAGATCATCGCTGACATCAAGAAGATGGCGAAGCAGGGGCAGATG GACGCAGTGAAGATCATGGCCAAGGACCTGGTGCGAACCCGGCGCTATGTCAAGAAATTCATCATGATGCGAGCGAACATCCAGGCTGTGTCGCTCAAGATCCAGACCCTCAAGTCCAACAACTCCATGGCCCAGGCCATGAAGGGCGTCACCAAGGCCATGGCCACCATGAACAGACAG ctgAAGCTGCCCCAGATCCAGAAGATCATGATGGAGTTTGAGAAGCAGTCGGAGATCATGGACATGAAGGAGGAGATGATGAATGATGCCATCGATGACGCCATGGGGGACGAGGATGATGAggaggagag TGATGCTGTGGTGTCCCAGGTGCTGGACGAGCTGGGCCTGACCCTGACGGATGAGCTCTCCA ACCTGCCCTCGACGGGGGCCTCGCTCAGTGTGACGGCTGGGAAGAAGGCCGAGCCCTCCGCAGCGCTGGCGGATGCTGATGCCGACCTGGAGGAGCGGCTGAAGAACCTGCGTCGGGACTga